The Halanaerobiaceae bacterium ANBcell28 genome has a segment encoding these proteins:
- a CDS encoding ABC transporter ATP-binding protein: MIKVKDLTKVYGMGEIAVEALKKISFSVSEGEFVAIMGPSGSGKSTLMNILGCLDTATSGEYILSGTNVSNMSDKELAKVRNQNIGFIFQTFNLLPRLTALKNVEQPMIYKGLNRKKRDEVAKKVLADVGLADRVDHRPNELSGGQRQRVAIARSLVNDPDIILADEPTGNLDSESEKEILKILTSLNEKGITIVMVTHDENVAHHAHRVVHFQDGKIIKEEILDKAAGGGGSSETR, encoded by the coding sequence GGTGAAATAGCTGTTGAGGCCTTAAAAAAAATATCTTTTTCTGTTAGCGAAGGAGAATTTGTGGCTATTATGGGGCCATCAGGTTCTGGTAAATCTACTTTGATGAACATATTAGGCTGTTTGGATACAGCTACATCTGGGGAATATATATTGAGTGGTACAAATGTAAGTAATATGAGTGATAAAGAATTAGCAAAGGTAAGAAACCAAAATATAGGATTCATTTTCCAAACTTTTAATCTCTTACCCAGGCTAACGGCTCTTAAAAATGTGGAACAGCCTATGATATACAAAGGTTTAAATCGTAAAAAGAGAGATGAAGTAGCTAAAAAGGTTTTAGCTGATGTAGGTTTGGCTGATAGGGTTGATCATAGGCCAAATGAATTGTCCGGTGGTCAAAGGCAGCGTGTTGCAATTGCAAGGTCTTTAGTAAATGACCCTGATATTATATTAGCTGATGAACCTACAGGTAATCTTGACTCGGAGTCAGAAAAAGAAATTTTAAAGATATTAACTTCTCTTAACGAGAAAGGCATTACTATCGTAATGGTAACACATGATGAAAATGTTGCACACCATGCTCATAGAGTTGTACATTTTCAGGATGGTAAAATTATAAAGGAAGAGATCCTGGATAAAGCAGCGGGTGGAGGTGGCTCAAGTGAAACTAGGTGA